A stretch of Physeter macrocephalus isolate SW-GA chromosome 6, ASM283717v5, whole genome shotgun sequence DNA encodes these proteins:
- the LOC102990603 gene encoding NADH dehydrogenase [ubiquinone] 1 alpha subcomplex subunit 9, mitochondrial → MAAAVHPRVVRALPMSRSSVTTIATSVFHGPPQRQLHHALIPHGKGGRSSVSGIVATVFGATGFLGRYVVNHLGRMGSQVIVPYRCELYDTMHLRPMGDLGQIIFLEWNGRDKDSIRRAVEHSNVVINLVGREWETRNFDFEDVFVKIPQAIAQVSKEAGVEKFIHVSHLNADIKSSSKYLRNKAAGEREVRDTFPEATIIKPSDIFGREDRFLNYFASIRWFGGVPLTSLGKKTVKQPVYIVDVTKGIINAIKDPDARGKTFAFVGPSRYVLFDLVQYIFAVAHRPFLAYPLPHFVYQWLGRLFEMSPFEPWTTRDKVERVHITDMTLPHLPGLEDLGIQATPLELKAIEVLRRHRTYRWLSSEIEDVKPAKTVTV, encoded by the exons ATGGCGGCCGCTGTTCACCCCCGAGTTGTCAGGGCCCTGCCAATGTCAC GTTCTTCTGTTACTACAATAGCCACATCTGTGTTTCATGGCCCACCGCAGCGCCAGCTTCATCATGCACTCATACCTCATGGGAAAGGTGGGCGTTCCTCAGTCAGTGGGATTGTGGCCACCGTGTTTGGAGCAACAGGATTCCTGGGCCGCTACGTTGTCAACCACCTTG GTCGCATGGGGTCACAAGTGATCGTCCCCTACCGGTGTGAGCTATATGATACCATGCACCTTCGCCCGATGGGTGACCTGGGCCAGATTATCTTTCTG GAATGGAACGGGAGAGACAAGGACTCGATCCGAAGAGCTGTGGAGCACAGCAACGTGGTCATCAATCTCGTTGGGCGGGAATGGGAAACCAG AAACTTTGATTTTGAGGATGTTTTTGTAAAGATTCCCCAAGCAATCGCTCAAGTGTCCAAGGAAGCTGGAGTTGAAAAATTTATTCACGTTTCACATCTGAATGCCGATATTAAAAGCTCTTCTAAATATCTGAGAAATAAG GCTgctggagagagagaagtgagAGACACATTTCCAGAAGCTACCATCATAAAGCCATCGGACATCTTTGGAAGAGAGGATAGATTCCTCAATTATTTTGCAA GTATTCGATGGTTTGGTGGTGTCCCTCTTACTTCCTTGGGCAAGAAGACAGTGAAACAACCAGTATAT ATTGTGGATGTCACCAAAGGAATTATTAATGCAATTAAGGATCCAGATGCCAGAGGGAAAACCTTTGCCTTTGTTGG GCCCAGTCGGTACGTCCTCTTTGACCTGGTGCAGTACATCTTTGCCGTGGCTCACAGACCCTTCCTGGCATACCCTTTGCCACATTTTGTATATCA GTGGCTGGGTCGACTCTTTGAAATGAGTCCGTTTGAGCCCTGGACCACGAGAGACAAAGTGGAGCGG GTTCACATCACAGACATGACCCTGCCTCACCTGCCCGGCTTGGAAGACCTGGGTATTCAGGCCACGCCCCTGGAGCTCAAGGCCATCGAGGTGCTGCGACGTCACCGCACGTACCGCTGGCTGTCTTCTGAGATTGAAGATGTGAAGCCAGCCAAGACAGTCACTGTTTAG